A part of Aegilops tauschii subsp. strangulata cultivar AL8/78 chromosome 2, Aet v6.0, whole genome shotgun sequence genomic DNA contains:
- the LOC109783503 gene encoding protein indeterminate-domain 4, chloroplastic, whose protein sequence is MASNSSAAAAAAFFGMRDGDQQDQMKPLISQQQQQHQQQLAAVALSGVGSAAPAASSQGAPAAAPPAKKKRTLPDPDAEVIALSPKTLMATNRFVCEVCNKGFQREQNLQLHRRGHNLPWKLKQKNPNQVQRRRVYLCPEPTCVHHDPSRALGDLTGIKKHFCRKHGEKKWKCDKCSKRYAVQSDWKAHSKICGTREYRCDCGTLFSRRDSFITHRAFCDALAQESARLPPTSLSSLTSHLYGATNAGNMALSLSQVGSHLNSTLQHDGHHHHPSPELLRLGGAAGGGSSSIAARLDHLLSPSGASAFRPPQQQPQSAFFLNAAPGQDFGDEAGNGSHSYLQSKPFHGLMQLPDLQGNGAGGPASSGHGLFNLGFFSNNGNSSGSSHEHASQGMMSNDQFSGGAGGGGGGGSEVSAAAIFGGNFVGGDHISQAGMYNDQAPMLPQMSATALLQKAAQMGATSSPNGAASMFRGFVGSSPHARQGTPQQQMDQNDANLNELMNSLAAGGGVNAAAMFGGANGGPAGMFDPRMCDMDQHEVKFSQGGGGVGGNGGGAGGGGGGGDMTRDFLGVGGGGIVRGISTPRGDHHQSSSDMSSLEAEMKSASSFNGGRMP, encoded by the exons ATGGCATCGAATTCatcggcagcggcagcggcggcgttCTTCGGGATGAGGGATGGGGACCAGCAAGACCAGATGAAGCCGCTGATatcacagcagcagcagcagcaccagcAGCAGCTGGCAGCGGTGGCACTGTCCGGCGTGGGGAGCGCGGCGCCTGCTGCGTCCAGCCAGGGCGCTCCGGCGGCGGCACCACCGGCCAAGAAGAAGAGGACTCTACCCG ACCCGGACGCGGAGGTGATCGCGCTGTCGCCCAAGACGCTGATGGCGACGAACCGGTTCGTGTGCGAGGTGTGCAACAAGGGGTTCCAGCGCGAGCAGAACCTGCAGCTGCACCGCCGCGGCCACAACCTGCCGTGGAAGCTGAAGCAGAAGAACCCGAACCAGGTGCAGCGCCGGCGCGTGTACCTGTGCCCGGAGCCGACGTGCGTCCACCACGACCCGTCCCGCGCCCTGGGCGACCTCACCGGCATCAAGAAGCACTTCTGCCGCAAGCACGGCGAGAAGAAGTGGAAGTGCGACAAGTGCTCCAAGCGCTACGCCGTGCAGTCCGACTGGAAGGCGCACTCCAAGATCTGCGGCACCCGCGAGTACCGCTGCGACTGCGGCACCCTCTTCTCACG GAGGGACAGCTTCATCACCCACAGGGCCTTCTGCGACGCCCTGGCGCAGGAGAGCGCCAGGCTGCCGCCGACGAGCCTGAGCAGCCTCACCAGCCACCTCTACGGGGCTACTAACGCTGGCAACATGGCGCTGAGCCTGTCCCAGGTGGGATCCCACCTCAACTCCACCCTGCAGCACGacggccaccaccaccacccgtcCCCGGAGCTCCTGCGCCTCGGGGGAGCGGCCGGAGGAGGCAGCAGCAGCATCGCCGCGCgcctcgaccacctcctgtcgccCTCTGGCGCGTCCGCGTTCCGCCCGCCTCAGCAGCAGCCCCAGTCGGCCTTCTTCCTCAACGCGGCGCCGGGGCAGGATTTCGGGGACGAGGCGGGCAATGGGTCACACTCCTACCTGCAGTCCAAGCCGTTCCACGGCCTCATGCAGCTCCCAGACCTCCAGGGCAATGGTGCGGGAGGGCCCGCCTCTTCGGGCCATGGCCTCTTCAACCTGGGCTTTTTCTCCAACAATGGCAATAGCTCGGGGTCTAGTCATGAGCATGCAAGCCAGGGAATGATGAGCAACGACCAGTTCAGCGGTGGAGctggcggaggaggcggcggtggctcTGAGGTATCGGCGGCGGCGATTTTCGGCGGGAACTTTGTTGGTGGTGATCACATTTCGCAGGCTGGAATGTACAATGACCAGGCGCCCATGCTGCCTCAGATGTCTGCGACCGCACTGCTCCAGAAGGCGGCGCAGATGGGCGCGACCTCCAGCCCCAACGGCGCGGCGTCCATGTTCCGGGGCTTCGTGGGCTCTTCGCCGCACGCGCGACAGGGGACGCCGCAGCAGCAGATGGACCAGAACGATGCGAACCTGAACGAGCTGATGAACTCTCTGGCTGCTGGCGGCGGCGTCAATGCCGCGGCGATGTTTGGCGGCGCTAACGGCGGTCCCGCCGGGATGTTTGATCCGAGGATGTGCGACATGGATCAGCACGAGGTGAAATTCAGCCAGGGAGGAGGTGGTGTTGGTGGCAACGGCGGTggtgctggcggcggcggcggcggcggcgacatgACGCGGGACTTTCTTGGCGTGGGCGGAGGCGGCATCGTGCGCGGGATATCGACACCGAGAGGAGACCACCACCAGAGCAGCAGCGACATGAGCTCCTTGGAGGCCGAGATGAAGTCGGCTTCGTCCTTCAACGGAGGCCGGATGCCATGA